In the genome of Streptomyces sp. NBC_00190, one region contains:
- a CDS encoding ROK family protein, whose translation MTTPTTTPCLTPRAGAAADGLTVAIDIGGTKIAGALVHPDGTMSAMTRRPTPRGADRDADAVMAAVTEVVAELSRSPLWPSAVRCGIGSAGPVDTSRGTVSPVNIGAWREFPVQARVEAELAARGARGADGAAVPTVLAGDGVAMTAAEHWLGAAQGHANALCMVVSTGVGGGLILNNRLHPGPTGNAGHIGHISVAFDGEPCACGGHGCVESIASGTAIARWALAQGWTPAEPGGDATAAGVAAAAGAGDPVALAAFDRAGRALAAAIAATATLVETDIAVIGGGVAAAGDTLFAPIRRHLAAYATLSFARGVRVVPASLGTHAGLIGAAAAATMLLPCA comes from the coding sequence GTGACCACGCCCACCACCACCCCCTGCCTCACACCGCGCGCCGGCGCCGCGGCCGACGGGCTGACGGTGGCGATCGACATCGGCGGGACGAAGATCGCCGGGGCGCTGGTGCACCCCGACGGCACGATGTCGGCCATGACCCGCCGCCCGACCCCGCGCGGCGCGGACCGGGACGCGGACGCCGTCATGGCGGCGGTGACCGAAGTCGTCGCCGAGCTGTCCCGCTCGCCGCTGTGGCCGTCGGCGGTCCGCTGCGGGATCGGCAGCGCGGGCCCGGTGGACACCTCCCGGGGCACGGTCAGCCCGGTCAACATCGGGGCGTGGCGGGAGTTCCCGGTCCAGGCCCGGGTCGAGGCGGAGCTCGCCGCGCGCGGGGCACGAGGAGCCGACGGGGCGGCGGTGCCGACCGTACTGGCCGGTGACGGCGTGGCGATGACCGCGGCGGAACACTGGCTGGGAGCGGCCCAGGGCCACGCGAACGCGCTGTGCATGGTGGTCTCCACGGGCGTCGGCGGCGGCCTCATCCTGAACAACCGGCTCCACCCCGGCCCCACCGGCAACGCCGGTCACATCGGCCACATCAGCGTCGCCTTCGACGGAGAGCCCTGCGCCTGCGGCGGCCACGGCTGCGTCGAGTCGATCGCCTCCGGCACCGCCATCGCCCGCTGGGCCCTGGCCCAGGGCTGGACCCCCGCGGAGCCCGGCGGTGACGCGACGGCGGCGGGCGTGGCCGCGGCCGCCGGGGCGGGCGACCCGGTCGCCCTGGCCGCCTTCGACCGCGCGGGCCGCGCGCTTGCGGCGGCCATCGCCGCCACCGCGACCCTCGTCGAGACGGACATCGCGGTCATCGGGGGCGGCGTCGCCGCCGCCGGCGACACCCTCTTCGCCCCGATCCGCAGGCACCTCGCCGCCTACGCCACGCTGTCCTTCGCGCGCGGCGTGCGGGTGGTCCCGGCGAGCCTGGGCACGCACGCGGGCCTGATCGGCGCGGCCGCCGCGGCGACGATGCTGCTGCCGTGCGCGTGA
- a CDS encoding TAXI family TRAP transporter solute-binding subunit yields the protein MPLVPPRISRRQALRALVAVLAVLGVLLWWLKPFGEPELKGELTFSTGVRTGVYHRYGQLLEQQLRLDMPGVKVRLETSEGSQQNLARVAAGEADFTVATADAVAKYQQEMKPGSDDLRGCARLYDDYVQLVVPAGSPVQSTRDLRGKRVAIGQPGSGVRLISDRLLTAAGLDSAKDIAPVSIGIDTMPAELEAGRIDAFFWSGGLPTNAVRELSERFDIRLVQLGDLVEPLQASGSPARYYRAAVMPQDAYTRARNTSAVATLAVPNLLVTTERTDAQLTQRFTRTVILSRDDIGHEVHAAQLVDLRTAIYTAPLALHEGAMRYYRSVKP from the coding sequence ATGCCTCTCGTACCGCCCCGGATCAGCAGGCGCCAAGCCCTGCGGGCCCTGGTGGCCGTACTCGCCGTGCTCGGCGTCCTGCTCTGGTGGCTGAAACCGTTCGGGGAGCCGGAGCTCAAGGGAGAGCTGACCTTCAGCACGGGTGTCAGGACCGGCGTCTACCACCGGTACGGGCAGCTGCTGGAGCAGCAGCTGAGGCTGGACATGCCCGGGGTGAAGGTGCGGCTGGAGACCAGCGAGGGCTCGCAGCAGAACCTCGCGCGGGTGGCCGCCGGGGAGGCCGACTTCACGGTGGCGACGGCCGACGCGGTCGCCAAGTACCAGCAGGAGATGAAGCCCGGATCGGACGATCTGCGCGGGTGCGCGCGGCTCTACGACGACTACGTGCAGCTGGTCGTGCCCGCCGGCTCACCGGTGCAGTCGACGCGGGACCTGCGCGGCAAGCGGGTCGCGATAGGCCAGCCGGGATCCGGGGTGCGACTCATCTCCGACCGGCTGCTGACGGCGGCCGGGCTGGATTCGGCGAAGGACATCGCTCCGGTGTCCATCGGCATCGACACCATGCCCGCCGAGCTGGAGGCCGGCCGGATCGACGCGTTCTTCTGGTCCGGCGGGCTCCCCACGAACGCGGTGCGCGAGCTCTCGGAGCGGTTCGACATCCGGCTCGTGCAGCTCGGCGACCTGGTGGAGCCGCTGCAGGCGAGCGGGAGCCCGGCGCGGTACTACCGGGCGGCGGTGATGCCGCAGGACGCGTACACGCGGGCCCGCAACACCAGCGCTGTGGCGACCCTGGCGGTGCCGAACCTGCTGGTGACCACGGAGCGGACGGACGCCCAGCTGACGCAGCGGTTCACGCGCACGGTGATCCTCAGCCGCGACGACATCGGGCACGAGGTGCACGCGGCGCAGCTCGTGGACCTGCGGACGGCCATCTACACCGCCCCCCTCGCCCTGCACGAGGGCGCGATGCGGTACTACCGCTCGGTCAAGCCCTGA
- the miaB gene encoding tRNA (N6-isopentenyl adenosine(37)-C2)-methylthiotransferase MiaB → MTSSSDRSTAVDVKGTYEVRTYGCQMNVHDSERLAGLLEGAGYTRAPEGSDGDADVVVFNTCAVRENADNKLYGNLGRLAPMKTKRPGMQIAVGGCLAQKDRDTIVKRAPWVDVVFGTHNIGKLPVLLERARIQEEAQVEIAESLEAFPSTLPTRRESAYAAWVSISVGCNNTCTFCIVPALRGKEEDRRPGDILAEVEALVAEGVSEITLLGQNVNAYGSDLGDREAFSKLLRACGQIEGLERVRFTSPHPRDFTDDVIAAMAETPNVMPQLHMPLQSGSDPILKAMRRSYRQERFLGIIEKVRAAIPHAAISTDIIVGFPGETEEDFQQTMHTVREARFASAFTFQYSKRPGTPAADMDGQIPKEVVQDRYMRLVALQEEISWEENKKQVGRTLEVMVAEGEGRKDGATHRLSGRAPDNRLVHFTKPDADVRPGDVVTVDITYAAPHHLLAEGPTQTVRRTRAGDAWEKRNAAPAQPAGVMLGIPTLGVPAPLPAATSGCAID, encoded by the coding sequence ATGACCAGCAGCAGCGACCGGAGCACGGCAGTGGACGTCAAGGGAACATACGAGGTGCGCACCTACGGGTGCCAGATGAACGTGCACGACTCCGAGCGGCTGGCCGGTCTGCTGGAGGGCGCGGGCTACACGCGTGCGCCCGAGGGCTCCGACGGGGACGCCGACGTGGTGGTGTTCAACACATGCGCCGTCCGCGAGAACGCCGACAACAAGCTGTACGGCAACCTCGGCCGGCTCGCCCCGATGAAGACCAAGCGCCCCGGCATGCAGATCGCCGTCGGCGGCTGCCTCGCGCAGAAGGACCGCGACACGATCGTCAAGCGGGCCCCCTGGGTCGACGTCGTCTTCGGTACGCACAACATCGGCAAGCTCCCCGTGCTGCTGGAGCGCGCCCGCATCCAGGAGGAGGCGCAGGTCGAGATCGCCGAGTCGCTGGAGGCGTTCCCCTCGACGCTGCCGACCCGCCGCGAGTCCGCGTACGCCGCCTGGGTCTCGATCTCCGTCGGCTGCAACAACACCTGCACCTTCTGCATCGTCCCGGCGCTGCGCGGCAAGGAGGAGGACCGCCGTCCCGGCGACATCCTCGCCGAGGTGGAGGCCCTGGTCGCCGAGGGCGTCTCGGAGATCACCCTGCTCGGCCAGAACGTGAACGCGTACGGCTCGGACCTCGGCGACCGCGAGGCGTTCAGCAAGCTGCTGCGCGCCTGCGGGCAGATCGAGGGCCTGGAGCGGGTCCGCTTCACCTCCCCGCACCCCCGCGACTTCACGGACGACGTGATCGCGGCGATGGCGGAGACCCCGAACGTGATGCCGCAGCTGCACATGCCGCTGCAGTCCGGCTCGGACCCGATCCTCAAGGCGATGCGCCGGTCGTACCGGCAGGAGCGGTTCCTCGGCATCATCGAGAAGGTCCGCGCCGCCATCCCGCACGCCGCGATCTCCACCGACATCATCGTGGGCTTCCCCGGTGAGACGGAGGAGGACTTCCAGCAGACGATGCACACCGTGCGCGAGGCCCGCTTCGCGAGCGCCTTCACCTTCCAGTACTCCAAGCGGCCCGGCACCCCCGCGGCCGACATGGACGGGCAGATCCCCAAGGAGGTGGTCCAGGACCGCTACATGCGCCTGGTCGCCCTCCAGGAGGAGATCTCCTGGGAGGAGAACAAGAAGCAGGTCGGCCGCACCCTGGAGGTCATGGTCGCGGAGGGCGAGGGCCGCAAGGACGGCGCCACCCACCGCCTCTCGGGCCGCGCCCCCGACAACCGCCTGGTCCACTTCACGAAGCCGGACGCGGACGTCCGCCCGGGCGACGTGGTCACCGTGGACATCACCTACGCGGCCCCCCACCACCTGCTCGCCGAGGGCCCCACGCAGACCGTGCGCCGCACCCGCGCCGGCGACGCCTGGGAGAAGCGCAACGCCGCCCCGGCCCAGCCTGCGGGCGTCATGCTCGGCATCCCGACCCTGGGCGTCCCGGCCCCGCTGCCGGCGGCGACCTCGGGCTGCGCGATCGACTGA
- a CDS encoding class III extradiol dioxygenase subunit B-like domain-containing protein → MLVAAAVCPAPPLLVPEVAAGAAAELGDARTACSDALAVLAASRPDLLVVVGAADHDHRGPYPEGARGTFRGFGVEAHVQLGEGEEGPRLLPPSLAVGAWLLRRASWGAAPVEGLGVEEPLETARCLEAGRELAARDARVALLVMGDGSACRTLKAPGYLDERAAAFDAAAARALGAADVAALAALDARLAAELQAAGRAPWQVLAGAAEGAGLDGRLLYEDAPYGVGYFVAAWS, encoded by the coding sequence ATGCTCGTAGCCGCTGCCGTCTGTCCCGCCCCGCCGCTGCTCGTGCCGGAGGTCGCCGCGGGGGCCGCCGCCGAACTCGGCGACGCCCGTACCGCCTGCTCCGACGCGCTCGCCGTGCTCGCGGCCTCCCGGCCCGACCTGCTGGTCGTGGTCGGGGCCGCCGACCACGACCACCGCGGGCCCTACCCCGAGGGCGCCCGCGGCACCTTCCGCGGATTCGGCGTCGAGGCCCACGTACAGCTCGGGGAGGGCGAGGAAGGGCCGCGCCTGCTGCCCCCGTCGCTCGCCGTGGGCGCCTGGCTGCTGCGCCGCGCGAGCTGGGGCGCCGCCCCCGTCGAAGGGCTCGGGGTCGAGGAGCCGCTGGAGACCGCCCGGTGCCTGGAAGCCGGCCGGGAGCTCGCCGCGCGCGACGCCCGGGTGGCCCTGTTGGTCATGGGCGACGGCAGCGCCTGCCGGACCCTCAAGGCCCCCGGCTACCTCGACGAGCGCGCCGCCGCCTTCGACGCAGCCGCCGCCCGCGCGCTGGGCGCGGCCGACGTCGCCGCGCTCGCCGCACTCGACGCGCGGCTCGCGGCCGAGCTCCAGGCCGCAGGCCGGGCCCCCTGGCAGGTGCTGGCGGGTGCAGCCGAGGGCGCGGGCCTCGACGGGCGGCTGCTGTACGAGGACGCGCCGTACGGCGTGGGCTATTTCGTCGCCGCCTGGTCGTAG
- a CDS encoding antitoxin: MGLLDNLKAKLAPAKEKVGGLAQKNEGRITEGLDKVAKAVDSKTHGKYSDRITSGTGKAKDALGKIAHKDTPGGPTTPPAAS; encoded by the coding sequence ATGGGCCTGCTGGACAATCTGAAGGCCAAGCTCGCTCCGGCGAAGGAGAAGGTCGGAGGCCTCGCCCAGAAGAACGAGGGCAGGATCACCGAGGGTCTGGACAAGGTGGCCAAGGCCGTGGACTCGAAGACCCACGGCAAGTACAGCGACCGGATCACGAGCGGTACGGGCAAGGCGAAGGACGCCCTGGGCAAGATCGCGCACAAGGACACCCCCGGCGGGCCGACGACGCCGCCGGCCGCTTCCTGA